A window of Thermoproteus sp. genomic DNA:
GACATACGTCCCAAAAGCCCAACTATATTTAAATTAACGAGCCGCCGTGATGTCGTGAAGAAGCTTGCAAGGGCTGATCTGTGAGGAGACCGGGCGTGCTGAATTTTAGCGAAAAACAATAAAATTAGCTACAATGAAAAATTAATATCCGTGTTTACGCAGTAACTATGTTCTCAAAAACACCTGTTGAAATATTCAGAGAGAAAGAGCTTTCTGAGGGCGAAGTCGCCGATGCGCTCCGGGTGGCCATAATGGCCGAATTAGACGCCATAAACTTATACCTCCAACTCTCTAGGCTGATTAAAGAGGAGAGAGTCAGGAAGGTCTTCGAAGATGTGGCCAAAGAGGAGAAGACACATTTCGGCGAGTTTTTGGCTTTACTTAAGGCATACGACAAGGAGCAAGGAGGACAGCTACAAGCGGGCGCGTCTGAAGTAGAAGAATTGACAGGCGTTAAGACAAGCGGCGATCCCCCACTGGATGTTCTGAAGTCTTCGCTCGCCGAGGGGGAGCTTAAAGCTATCGAGTCTAGAATTAGAGATGTGACGAGCGAGATGAGGAGATTCAGAAAATACATAGGGGTGTATCAAGCCGGCCCTATAGACGCCGTACCTCTAGAGGAGATCTCGACGGGTCCCGCCATATCCACCTCTAGGTCTATAATTCCGTTGAGAGAAATAACAATAAAATTCTCTATAGCTCAGAGGCAGATAGAATACGCGAGATCGCGCGGCGAGAACGTCTATTCGGCCGCCGTAGATCGAGCCGCGGCTAGACTGGCATATGAGGAAGACTCCTTAATCCTAAACGAGCTGTTAGCCAACCCGAAAATTAGAACTGTCGCTATGTCCTCCTGGGACTCTCCGGGCTCGGCGACGGCGGAGATCTCAAACGCGGTGGGTGTGCTCTATAGCGAATATATCCCCGAGCCCTACGTGCTCTTCCTAAGCCCCGGAAGATACGCCAAATTGTTGGCAGTAGTGGAGAGGACCGGCGTCATGGAGCTAACGAGAGTTAAGTCTCTAGTCAGAGACGTGGCAGTACTGCCTCAGTTGAGGGATGACGTGGCTATTTTGGTTTCGACGCACCCATCTGTCCTCGATATAGCCGTAGGCGTGGACTCATCTCTGATGTATTTGGGGCCTGGAGATGAGGCCCATCTATTCCTCATACGGGAGACTTTAGGTGTTAGAGTTAAAGACCCAAGAGGCGTTTTGATATTGAGACAGCAATAACACTCCAATTTTTATACCTATACCCGAAAAGAGACATTATGTGCCTTAAGTTGGAGGTGCCGAGTGGGGGGCCGAATACGGCCGCTGTGGCCTTGTTGGTGAGGGGCCGGAGCTTCCTTGTGATAAAGAGGGCGGAAAGGCCTGGAGATCCGTGGTCGGGCCAAGTTGGCTTTCCTGGCGGGCGCTGGAAGCCAGGAGAGGACCTCATGGGGACCGTCAGGAGGGAGGTAGAGGAGGAGGTGGGGCTGAGGCTAGACCCAGATTCGCTTAGGGGGGTTATGGATCCAGATTCGCCGATGAATGCGCCGAACCTCTTGGTTTATCCCTTTGTCTTCCAGTTGGGCGATGTGGGGGAGTTAAACGTGAAGGCCGATGAAGTCGCGGGGTTTAGGTGGGTGACCAGAGAGGAGTTGAAAGAAGTGGAGTGGAGGGGGAGGCCGGCCTTCGAGGTGGGCGGCTGGATCATATGGGGTCTGACCTATAGATTCATAAAGAGGGCTATAGCTTGCCATATTATATAAACCAGTTGTAACTCCGTGGAGGCTATAACTACAGTCGAGATGTACATAGCTGATAGAAATGCCGAATGGCTTGGAGTGCCTAGACTCCTCTTGATGGAGAATGCCGGAGCCGCAGTGGCTAGGGCGGTCTTGA
This region includes:
- a CDS encoding family 1 encapsulin nanocompartment shell protein yields the protein MFSKTPVEIFREKELSEGEVADALRVAIMAELDAINLYLQLSRLIKEERVRKVFEDVAKEEKTHFGEFLALLKAYDKEQGGQLQAGASEVEELTGVKTSGDPPLDVLKSSLAEGELKAIESRIRDVTSEMRRFRKYIGVYQAGPIDAVPLEEISTGPAISTSRSIIPLREITIKFSIAQRQIEYARSRGENVYSAAVDRAAARLAYEEDSLILNELLANPKIRTVAMSSWDSPGSATAEISNAVGVLYSEYIPEPYVLFLSPGRYAKLLAVVERTGVMELTRVKSLVRDVAVLPQLRDDVAILVSTHPSVLDIAVGVDSSLMYLGPGDEAHLFLIRETLGVRVKDPRGVLILRQQ
- a CDS encoding CoA pyrophosphatase, which encodes MCLKLEVPSGGPNTAAVALLVRGRSFLVIKRAERPGDPWSGQVGFPGGRWKPGEDLMGTVRREVEEEVGLRLDPDSLRGVMDPDSPMNAPNLLVYPFVFQLGDVGELNVKADEVAGFRWVTREELKEVEWRGRPAFEVGGWIIWGLTYRFIKRAIACHII